The nucleotide sequence TACTTTCTGTCCAATTTATATTCTTGTTCATCTGCTTGTCATATTTCTAAGTGTTCTTGCATCTATCAATTCGAGGGTATTCAAACTCGAGGGCTGAATTCCTTTCATACACCAGTTTGcttaattttattgttaatttctattattactctttacatttatcaattggtattaggtgaaattaCGTGTCCTTAAAaacacattataagtttaattgttatccaattttaagggtaaacacatacaaaagtatattttttttcttattttcaataTAAGATAAAAGGATCTTGGTTAAGTCCATCACATTGTTTTTTCTAAAAATCAAGAGAAAGAGAATAGAATAAAACGTGGAAGTACAGTATCTAGGTGCTGGAATTTTAAGGACGCAGTAAATGCAAGCACTCTCCAGCTTTGAATGGAAAGACGTAGGGGCTAAAGGTAGAATATTAATGCAATTCCACGGGTTGATATGCTGACCCGTTCATTGGCCCAAATTGACCAGCCTGGAAGATGGGTCAGCTTGGGTTACAACCCAAACTATCCCGAAAAGAAAATATCACTAAACCAACTCATTAAAGCTTAGGCGGATTACATATTACTGGGTCAACTTTGCCATCTCTAATTTTCAATAAAGTCAACCACCTTTAGGTGgttgtttctaaaaaaaaatggAAGTAAAAAGTAGGCAAGCAGTACAAATAATCAATGAATACATAGATTCATAGAGTATAAAATAGTCGGTATGATAGAGTTATTTGTCTTTGTCCAGCTCCTTCTTGATGTTGTTGGTATAGTTTTTGGaatgaaaatcaagaaagagCACCAAAAGTGAGGCATTAAACGCAAAACCGAAGCACCAAGACCCAACGCCGGTGCATCCAAACTCACTAGTAAAGTGATAATACAACATTATAGCCGAACATAGAAAGCCAAACATGAATTGGACAATTTGACAGTTTGTGACCAGCTTCTTCCACCACGGCCTTTTTCCTATAGCAGAGAGGAAATAATAGGCATACATTAGAACGTGAATCGAAGAATTAATGATGACAGCAAGACCTAACTGCGACTGAGAAGCCTGGAGCCCGACATAAGCGAGAACAGTCACAATTGCATGGTGGTAGATGTGGAGGAACGACAGCCTTCGCGAGCGAGAGCTGCTGAGTATGATTAGAAGGGTATCTATGAATTCAAGAATCTTGGAAAGGTAGCAGAAATAAATCCAGAAGAACACTGGTCCACGTGTAAGAGTATGATTGGCGGGGAAGCAGACGACCCACGTCCAATCATTGGGTGGCATTTGATGGAGAATAGAGAGGGTGCAGCCAATGACCATGATGATAGAGAGGAGACAGAGAATGAGGCTGTGGGCTGCTGTAATGGGGCGCATGGTGGTAGTAGAGATGCTGGGAAGTAATGTTGAGAATCTGAGAGATAATAGAGTGAAGGACAAGTAGATAGACACTGATAGTGTGAGGAAAAGTAGGGAGGAACCAAAATTGTGGCCCTGTTTCCACTCGAATTGGCTGATGTTCGGATGGTCAACAAGCCAGTAATGGATGCTAGAGTAAAGAGACTCCATGTTTAAACAGTTAAACTACTGAGCTTTTTTGACTTGTGTCTAATATAATGGATATCTCGATCTGTTTGACAAACATCTTATGTAGATATATATAGAGTTTCTACGCATAAGAATTTTCGAATACATGAGAATGTGTGGTCATTCGTGCATGCTAGGCTGGCAACTTAAATTCTAGCTTGATGTACTTTGAACTTTTCTAAATCAACTTAGATTAGACTGCTAATCCCTGTATAGCTAGCCCCTAACGTGGAGTGCGAGCAAGTTAGATTGATTTAACTTTTGAAAATGGTTAATGAGGCAGCTTATCCTAATTCTCAAGTTATTTAGGAAGAGCTTAAGTATTATATTACGCTGGCAGGTTACTTAAAACAAACCCCTCTGTTTCATTTTATGTGAACTTATTCATTTGTTGATATTCAAACTATATAAATTTTGACTAACCTTTTGAAATGTATTTTTTATCATATTGATATGAGAAGAAttgtaatttatagtacttttcgcataatttttatatatttaaaactttaaaataatGAGTTAATCTAATTCAATTTAGTTTCAAAGATTAGTCAATTTAGCTTTAGAAAAGCGAATAGATCTAAATAAATTGGAACTTAAGGAGTATTTAATTATTGATCACTTTATTCTTATAAGGTATTGATTGATAATCTAGAAAAACACTCCATCTGTGGCCAATCGAGTGTAAAAATGAATTGTTCTGTTACTGCAATTGTTTCATATATGCCTTTTAAATTATTACTTACTGTGACTTATAGTATTTTTTACTTagttatgtaaattttatttaaaaaatcataAAGATCTTATGTCCAAAGGTTCACATAAtaggaacaaaaaaaaaaaaaaaaaattaaacccaGCAGCAAGGATGAAGCAAATTCGTCACTCAACGACTTCAAATCTTGATCAAAGATGCAGCTTTGCACTGGGAATTGAAGTGTGCTTATATGATAAGGCAGAAGATGCATAAAGAATAAAGAGGTATTATCACTTTCAGCCCGCGCCAGAATTTATTTACATTTGGTAGCCAAAAAAgtgtataaattttatataatttttgtatataacatacaaaatatatatatataatatatatacaaattttatacatttttcgaCTAATATTTTTACAGATTGCTATACAGTATCATTTTTTCAAGAATAAATTTGAAGAAGCTTTAATGGGCTATGGAATGTGGAAGAGTTGGATCTTTAATTTTGGGCTAAAGGATAAAAaaaagggatttttaccttcctataccaCATAGGAAACCTTactaccctcaatgtttaagatTTGATTTAATTACAAACCCGTATACCAAATTACCAATCTTATACCATACTTAATTAAGGGTCTAATTAATTGGCAgtttttactccttaattaaaggtatCCATAtatcccacgtttctctctcccctTAATTTCTAAGATCTGACCAGCATcgttttccccctcccatttctttctcttctccaTTCCTTCTTCTTCTAAAAAAATACAGAGATGAGACTCATTGAGTATAATCAGATTTTTAGCCAAAGAGATTCAATATGAAACTCATTGTTTCGGTTATTGTAATTTCTGGTAATTGTCAgatattgttttgaattttaataaCTACGAGATCGAGAATAGATGTATGACACAGAAGACTTCCTCAATCGATCAATCAACTCAACAATTCTCAATTGTAAATTTGTGGGGTAGCCATATGAATCTTCTGTAACCTCCGGCTCCATTTTGTCTatattatttcaatattaaatAAATTGTCTTTTTAGGCAATTTAGAGGTTCTTTAAAGGTAGAGATTCTTCAAGTGTCACACTTATCCGGCATTGACACACAAGTTCTTGACCAAACTAGAAAAAAACTTAGGTTAACAAACATCTGACCCAATATAAGTGTGACAGTGTGGGTGcaattgtagtttatttgtagttttttgtagaaattttgtagatgaAGAGCAAATTTTGTTGTCAACATTTTTTTCCACATaagattgtagtttaattgtagtataaatgtagtaattttgtagataCCCTTAAAAACAATACAACTTTATACAATACTTAAACtgatttgtagtttatttgtagaaattttgtagataaagagaaaattttgtagtcaacattttttttcaacatagattgtagtgtaattgtagtataaatgttGTAATTTTGTAGATACCCTTCAAAACAATATTGCTTTATACATACGTAAACTGATTTGTAGTTTCTTTGTAGattttttgtagaaaatttgtagaTTAGgagaaaattttgtagtcaacatTTTTTTCAATATAGATTGCagtttaattgtagtataaatatGTAATTTGTAGATACCATTAAAACAATATTGCTTTATACATACTTAAACtgatttgtagtttatttgtagaaAATTTGTTGACCCAAGCGCATCAGCTCACTCCCGTCAAGAACAAGAGCTCCTCCCTTCGAATAGTTGACGAAAACAGAGCCTTGCATATTTAAATATGCTCAGCCATtcctaaaagaaaaaagaggagaaCCAAATCAAAAAGACCCTGAGCTTTAGAAAGGGAAGACTGGTATATATTTAGAGAAACAGAAATACGTGAAAATGAGGAAAGAGAAGCCTGCAGAAAAAGGAGGAAACAAATTTGATGtgaatatgaaaaaatatttagTCCCAAATTTTTAGGCGCCTAATTTGGAAGGAATAAGCTATTCAAATATTTATCCCAGATTTGTAGGCTCCTAATTTGGAAGGAAACAACTCTTAATATTGGGTATTTAATGAATGGTATAAATTTTGTAGGGAAAATATAAACATGGCGGGTAATAATGTAAATATGTACATTTTtagtaataaggtttcatatatggtatagataggaaAAAATCTCTAAAAAAAGAAGATTTCAAGTTATATACAAAGTGGACCAAATCGAGTAAGAAATAGAACATGAGCCTATTTTTGTAGGAATATTACTGTAAAAATAGCACGAGCTAGCCAGTTTTccgattggtcattcaaaaatagccagcgtttgcaaagtcattgaaaaatagccactattttgctgcaacacggaaaggtccagcataatatactggagatcgtgGCACCTGtttatgaacttccagcatattatgctgaaactccaaCACGtgaaaagttccagtataatatatggGAGAAtggagcaccgatgctccaatctccagtatattatgtcgtaccgatatattatactgaaactccagtataATGTACTAGAGTTTTAGTATATTTGTACtggaattccagcatattatactagagtatttccggattttgaacagtatttttgttcagatttatctttacatgaaaagtggctaaattttgattacttttaaaattgttgGTCTTTTTGAATgtccacttgtaaatctggctatttttgaatttctcccaataTTATTGCCCCGACTGATAAAGAGAGCAATTTTTTCAATATCTTATTATACTCCATAAATCTTACCATAACAATAATATAACTTAACATTTATTCTTAAGCTTAAATACAATTTTCCAAAGTTCCCCTTAATTATCTATTGGAATCAAATCATTTAAGGAAAACGTATATACTTAGTGTGAACAAAATCAGCTCCTCGTGCCCAATTTATACGCTCTCAGCAAACAAGGACAATGTATAAAACAACCAAAACGTTGACTTGCGGTAATTATGACTGATTCTCCACCTAAAAATTATATCATATTATATCTTTATTGCATGTAACTAGTGCGACTAGTGCAATAATTTTGGAAGGTTTCCCCTCTCCCACTTGATGCCGTCAGTCATTAATTTCTTATAGCCACTCTCCCAGCTATTTAAATCGAGCGTTGTTTGGCAAAAAGCTCAAGATATACTAATGCGAAGACGGTTTTCGTGTATGAACTGTCATGAATGCAATATAAAGAAGCTAGCTGCTCTGCATGTCCCTTGCCCTGGCAGATCATGACCGACACTTCTAAAGTGGGCAGGTAACTTGAGCAGAGAAAATTAAATTGACATTTAGTGCTTGTGAATTAAATTCGTATGACACCACAATCAAGATGGGAAATTAAAACCTAGTAGTTAGGTCGATCTGTCGACTGTCTTCCAAATTCCAAATTATCATAGTAAATTTCACGAGTGGTGCCTAATTAAACTAATGCTTTGTGCATATTTTGCAGCTGCATAGTAAtatcttttttatttaatttaatattttcttctttcttcgttTACAAGATGAGGACCCCCCCTTGCTTAGCATGGGCCAACATTTTAAATTTCTAAAACGACTGTTCTTTTATGCTGCCTTGTAGTCAGTCATCTGGGAATTGATTGAGACGATCAAATGAAGCAATAGAACATCCAACGGGCAAGAAATAAATATAAGCATGGGAATGAAATGACTGATCAATAGTATAATCATCACCTACATACAGTTGCAGCGTAGCCAAAAAATTGGTTgtcaaaaaataaataagtaaagacatgaaaaaattaagtggatatatatatatatatatatatatatatattgtatacgggtaaaaccggaCTCATGGTATACCCCAGTCTCCGATAACATAAACCAAGCTCGAGACATGATGACAAGGGACCGGAATAGAGGCAAGGGTCTCATCGAGTCATAGTCCGGGGGAATGACGCCCACCCTCGAGAATATCGGGGTCATGATCCGGGATTGGTCCTAAACCTGAAAGATTTCGAAGAACACTGTCGGGCAATCAAGCACGACCAGCAGAAGGCTGTAATATCCTCGACcgaccggatatcacggcgtgaatctcggcacgtatcgatgaAGAACTGACAATcagttaaacaaatatttttttaccttttatggagtTGTACCTAGAGTAGGACTCCCATACTATATAGGGgggggggtctgataattcattaggCACATTGTAACACGGattccaaagcaatatactaatatttttactattattGAAAGCTCTTTTTCTTGTTCATCAGACTGGCCATTGCGAGCCCGGATCTAGTAAGGCTGGAATCATCCTAATCGCATGATTTGAATTTACTATACCTTTATTTAATCAATCTAACTCAATTTGATGTCTTGCATCAAATCaatccgcgtatccttaaaactacttacaaatttaattattatccaattctaatggtaaacagtttggagcctactgtggggctaaggataatagtggcaatttgatacaaattttcataacacaccctattttacacttgttctttagAGTGTTTTTAATCTCAGGTTAAAGTTTGAAATGTCGAACTCCTAGTCTGCCCCTCTAAACGTGGATGCTGCGTACGGTAAacatggcgagaacaacaatataGCACCCGATAACGAGTTGCCCCTTGTCGATCTCAACGGAGTTCCAGCCGTGGACCCAATCGATGCTAGCTTACATGTGACCATCAATGCGAATTATCCTATCGATCCTGAGAATAGCGTCTGCAAGGAAGTCCGATCAATTGCCGAAAATACGCACGACGTCAAAGGTGATGGGATCAACATGTGGGTAATCTTCAGAATGCTAGTGGCTCAACAGGCAGCGATAGGCTAGCTGAAGAACCAAAGCCGCGCCCCAAGCAGAATTGAGCCCGAGCCATCCGGGGAAGTCACCTGTAGAAACGAACCGGTCACGGATAGGCTGATTGAAGCTGAACTAGGGACTAACCtcgagatca is from Nicotiana tabacum cultivar K326 chromosome 18, ASM71507v2, whole genome shotgun sequence and encodes:
- the LOC142172903 gene encoding fatty acid elongase 3-like translates to MESLYSSIHYWLVDHPNISQFEWKQGHNFGSSLLFLTLSVSIYLSFTLLSLRFSTLLPSISTTTMRPITAAHSLILCLLSIIMVIGCTLSILHQMPPNDWTWVVCFPANHTLTRGPVFFWIYFCYLSKILEFIDTLLIILSSSRSRRLSFLHIYHHAIVTVLAYVGLQASQSQLGLAVIINSSIHVLMYAYYFLSAIGKRPWWKKLVTNCQIVQFMFGFLCSAIMLYYHFTSEFGCTGVGSWCFGFAFNASLLVLFLDFHSKNYTNNIKKELDKDK